The stretch of DNA ACCTCATTTATCTGGGACTCGATGTTGAAAACTTCATTGATGCCCTCAGCCAGCACATCTTCCACGTGCACGCCAAGGATGGTGAAATCGTCTCGCACAATGTTGGGCGTTCCGGTGTGATCCCGCAGGGTGACTGGCAGCGCCTTGGCCGCGGGTTCCGCTTCAGGATCCCAGGATGGGGTTCCGTGCCCTGGAGGAAAGTGATCACCGAGCTCTCCCTGATCGGCTATGACTACGTGATGAGCTACGAGCACGAGGATGTGACCATGAGCAGGCACGACGGCATCACCAAGACGATTGCCTACTTGAAACCACTGATGATTGAGAAGCCCTACGAAGGCCGGAACGACGTCCTGTTCAACTGAGATGGACCGAAAGGAGGGAACCTCATGGCCAAGACAATGAAGGCCGCTGTCGTCGAAAAGCCCAACGTGATCACGATCAAGCAGGTGCCCGTTCCCGAGATCGGCGACACCGACGTCCTGATCAAGGTGAAATACACCGGCATCTGCGGCACCGACTGGAGCATCTATACAGGCAAGTACTCGGCGGACAAGCTTCCCCTTATCGCGGGGCACGAGTTCTCGGGTGTCATCGCGCAGGTCGGGAAGAAAGCCCGGGGGCTGAAGGAGGGAGACAGGGTCACAGCCGACATCAACATGTCGTGCGGCATCTGCTTCTACTGCCGCCAGGGCCAAAAGCTGATGTGCCGCGACTTCCATCAGCTGGGGATCCACGTGGACGGCACGTACGCCGAGTACGTGAAGGCCCCCTTCGACCAGGTGCACAAGCTGCCGGACTCTTTGAGCTTCCTGGCCGGCGCATTCATCGAGCCGGTCTCCTGTGTCATCCATTCCTCGAAAGCTGCGAAGGTGACGCACGGAAGCTCGGTGGCCGTGATCGGCAGCGGCCTGGGCGTGCTGCACGGGCTGCTGGCGCGGCTGCGCGGAGCGGCGCCGGTCATCGTCATCGGCCACAACGCCAAGCGCCTCGCCATCGCGAAGGACATGGGCGTCGACGTAACGATCAATATCCAGGATGGCAAGGACCCGGTGGCCGAGGTGAAAAGACTCACCGACGGCCGCGGCGCGGACTTCGTCGTGGAGGCCGTCGGAACCCCCGCCACCTACACGCAGGCGTTCGCCATGCTGCGTCCCGGCGGGACGCTGGCCGCCTTCGGCATCTGCGCCCCCGACGACCAGATCCCGGTGAAACCCTTCGACCTCGTGCTGGGGGAGATGACGGTGGTGGGTTCCTGCGCCGGGGTGGGAACCGACTGGACGGACGCCATCGCCCTCCTGGCCGCCGGCCACATCAAGCCCGAGAGCATGTTCTCCATGATCGTGCCCGTGGAGGAGCTGGAGAGCGCGCTGAATCAGCTACGCACGGACCCGAATCTCATCAAGGTGTTCGTGTCCGCCGAGATCTCCCAGCGGGAAATCCTTTCAAAGTAGGAGAGTGACTGCCATGACCGCACAACGACCGCTGGTCTCCATGAATCTGATCAGTACGAAGCTAGACATCGAGAAGGCAATCCGCGCGTTTCACAAGGCGGGGTACGACGGTATCGGCCTCTGGTACGACCAGGTGCGTGACTTCGGAGTGGAGCGGACACATGATCTGCTGCAGGAGGTGCCCCTCAAGGTCACACACCTCATCTACGCCGGACCCTTCAACCAGGCGAGCGAAAGGGACTACCTCTCGGCACGGGATGCCGACCGGGAGAAGCTGCGCGTTGCCGGGAGGCTGGGCGCTGATACGGTCCTGGCGATGACCGGACCCATCAACGGCCTGGGCCAGAATGA from Anaerolineales bacterium encodes:
- a CDS encoding alcohol dehydrogenase catalytic domain-containing protein yields the protein MAKTMKAAVVEKPNVITIKQVPVPEIGDTDVLIKVKYTGICGTDWSIYTGKYSADKLPLIAGHEFSGVIAQVGKKARGLKEGDRVTADINMSCGICFYCRQGQKLMCRDFHQLGIHVDGTYAEYVKAPFDQVHKLPDSLSFLAGAFIEPVSCVIHSSKAAKVTHGSSVAVIGSGLGVLHGLLARLRGAAPVIVIGHNAKRLAIAKDMGVDVTINIQDGKDPVAEVKRLTDGRGADFVVEAVGTPATYTQAFAMLRPGGTLAAFGICAPDDQIPVKPFDLVLGEMTVVGSCAGVGTDWTDAIALLAAGHIKPESMFSMIVPVEELESALNQLRTDPNLIKVFVSAEISQREILSK